A region from the Peromyscus maniculatus bairdii isolate BWxNUB_F1_BW_parent chromosome 5, HU_Pman_BW_mat_3.1, whole genome shotgun sequence genome encodes:
- the S1pr3 gene encoding sphingosine 1-phosphate receptor 3 has translation MATHAQDHQPIFGNDTLRKHYDYVGKLAGRRDPPDGGTLVTTVLFLVTCSFIVLENLMVLIAIWKNNKFHNRMYFFIGNLALCDLLAGIAYKVNILMSGRKTFSLSPTVWFLREGSMFVALGASTCSLLAIAIERHLTMIKMRPYDANKKHRVFLLIGMCWLIAFSLGALPILGWNCLENFPDCSTILPLYSKKYIAFLISIFTAILVTIVILYARIYFLVKSSSRRVANHNSERSMALLRTVVIVVSVFIACWSPIFILFLIDVACRVKECSILFKSQWFIMLAVLNSAMNPVIYTLASKEMRRAFFRLVCGCLVRGNGTQASPMQPALDPSRSKSSSSNNSSHSPKVKEDLHHVATSSCITDRNRPLQNGVLCK, from the coding sequence ATGGCTACGCATgcgcaggaccaccagcccatctTCGGTAATGATACTCTGCGGAAACATTACGATTACGTAGGGAAGCTAGCAGGCAGGCGGGACCCCCCTGACGGTGGAACCCTCGTCACCACCGTCCTCTTTTTGGTCACCTGTAGCTTCATCGTCTTGGAGAACCTGATGGTTTTGATTGCCATCTGGAAAAACAATAAATTTCACAACCGCATGTACTTTTTCATCGGCAACTTGGCTCTCTGCGACCTGCTGGCCGGCATAGCCTACAAGGTCAACATTCTGATGTCCGGCAGGAAGACGTTCAGCCTGTCTCCGACAGTGTGGTTCCTTAGGGAGGGCAGTATGTTCGTGGCCCTTGGCGCGTCCACCTGCAGCTTATTGGCCATTGCCATTGAGCGGCACCTGACCATGATCAAGATGAGGCCCTATGACGCCAACAAGAAACACCGTGTGTTCCTTCTGATTGGGATGTGCTGGCTGATTGCCTTCTCGCTGGGCGCCCTGCCCATCCTGGGCTGGAACTGCCTGGAGAACTTTCCTGATTGCTCTACCATCTTGCCCCTCTACTCCAAGAAGTACATTGCCTTCCTCATCAGCATCTTCACAGCCATTCTAGTGACCATCGTCATCCTGTACGCGCGCATCTACTTCCTGGTTAAGTCCAGCAGCCGAAGGGTAGCCAACCATAACTCCGAGAGATCCATGGCCCTGCTGCGGACCGTGGTGATAGTGGTGAGCGTGTTCATAGCCTGTTGGTCCCCCATTTTCATCCTCTTCCTCATTGATGTGGCCTGCAGGGTGAAGGAGTGCTCCATCCTTTTCAAGAGCCAGTGGTTCATCATGCTGGCTGTCCTCAACTCGGCCATGAACCCTGTCATCTACACCCTGGCCAGCAAAGAGATGCGGCGTGCCTTCTTCCGACTGGTGTGTGGCTGTCTAGTCAGGGGCAACGGGACCCAGGCTTCACCCATGCAGCCTGCTCTTGACCCAAGCAGAAGTAAATCAAGCTCCAGTAACAACAGCAGCCATTCCCCAAAGGTCAAGGAAGACCTGCACCATGTGGCCACCTCTTCCTGCATCACTGACAGAAACAGACCACTTCAAaatggggtcctctgcaagtga